ATGACTGACGAAAGCGACAACTCGGCCCCGGCATCCGACCCGTCGACGACAGAGACGTCGAACGACGTCGACGGGTCCGACGAGCAACTCGATGTCGAAACGGACTCCGGGGCATCGACCGGGCCGTCCGATCTCGACGACGTTATTCTCGACAATCTCGATGCCGGATCCGACGATCCCTCAGACGAGGCGTCCCGCGGCCTGTTCGACGACCTTCTCGAAGGGGAACCCATTTTCGAGAACAAGGAGGTCCTCCGCCCCTCCTACACGCCGCACAAACTCCCCCACCGCGAGGAGCAGATCAACAACATGGCGACGATTCTCGTCACCGCCTTGCGCGGCGATACGCCGTCGAACATCCTCATCTATGGCAAGACTGGAACGGGGAAAACCGCGTCCGCGAAGTTCGTCAGCGAGGAACTCGAAACGACCTCACAGAAGTACGAGGTTCCCTGTGAAGTGGAGTACATCAACTGCGAGGTGACCGACACCCAGTACCGCGTGCTGGCCCAGCTCGCGAACAAGTTCATCGACAAGAACGCCCAGCTCATCGACGACCGCATCGCCGAACTCGAAGATCTCCGATCGCGTGCACGCGAGAACGCGGCTGCACTCGAAGAGACGGCGTTCGATTCCCTCGACGACATCGAAACCGAAATCGAATCGCTGGAAGCCGACAAGGCGGAGTTCGAGGAAGTCCCGATGACGGGGTGGCCGACGGACCGGGTGTACAGCTCATTTTTCGATGCCGTCGACTACCACGAGCGCGTGGTCGTCATCATGCTCGACGAGATCGACAAGCTCGTCGAGAAAAGCGGCGACGACACGCTGTACAACCTCTCCCGGATGAACTCCGAACTGGAGAACTCCCGCGTCTCGATTATGGGCATCTCGAACGACCTGAAATTCACCGACTTCCTCGATCCACGGGTCAAGTCCAGCCTTGGTGAAGAGGAAATCGTCTTCCCCCCCTACGACGCGAATCAGCTTCGGGACATCCTCCAGGCACGCTCGGACGTGGCGTTCAAAGGCGACGCGCTCACTGAGGACGTCATCCCGCTGTGTGCGGCCTTCGCCGCACAGGAACACGGGGACGCACGCCGGGCGCTCGACCTCCTCCGGACGGCCGGCGAACTCGCCGAGCGTGACCAGACGGACAACGTCCTTGAAGACCACGTCCGGCAGGCTCAGGAGAAGATCGAACTCGACCGCGTCGTCGAGGTCGTCCGGACGCTCCCCACGCAGTCGAAGATTGTCCTCTTTGCCATCATCTTGCTGGAAAAGAACGGCGTCCACAACATCAACACCGGCGAGGTGTTCAACATCTACAAGAACCTCTGTGAGGAGATCGACGCCGACATCCTGACACAGCGCCGCGTCACCGACCTCATCTCGGAGCTGGATATGCTCGGCATCGTCAACGCCGTCGTCGTCTCGAAGGGCCGCTACGGGCGCACGAAAGAGATCTCCCTCTCGGTTCCAACCGAAGAGACGGAGGCGGTGCTCCTGTCGGATTCGAGACTCGGCGATATCGACGACGTCCAGCCGTTCGTCCAGGCCCGGTTCGACAACTGACCTGCGAACTGTATTCGCGCTCGACAGCTCGGCCGTTCCAGGTGAAAAAATCCCCTTCGAGTGATACGGCTACCCGGCCGCGGTTCCGTTCACCGCTGTGAGTCCTGTCTCGTTCGTCATCGTCGGCTCCGTCTCGTCTGTTACTTCACCAGCCGTTCCGGCCTTGTTCCACTGGAGTCGGACCTGTCCCAGCAACGGGACCCGTATCTCTGCCGTACCGACGACCCACCCGGGTTTGACCGGTTCGCTGATGGGGGGAGAGCCGACCTGATCGTATCGGCCGTTTTTGTCGCCCTTGGTGATGAAGCCGGCGTGGTCGGCCGGACAGGAGCTGAGGTCGTCGCAACTGTCCGCACTGCCGATGTAGTCCTTGTTCGCGCGGTCGTACCAGTTCTCGTCCTCCTCAACCCACAGCATCGCTCGGTGGATGATCGGAGTCTGCCGACTGTTGCCGTCGGGCTCGTATACGATAACGTCGCCCGGACGCTGGAACGTCCGGTAGCTGTCGTCGTTCGCTGCGGTGACGACACCCCCGTGATCACCCGGGCCGGAGAACCGCTCCTCTTCCATCACGAACACGAGGTCGCCTTCCTTGATATGGGGGTCCATGCTCGGGCTTTCGATAGCGACGAGCGGAGGCCACACGCCGCTGACGGCGAACAGCAACACCCCGACGAGCAGGACTGAGCCGGCGCTACTGACGATATCGGCCACGTACATCATCCCTCCCGGCCTCTCGGTTTCGTCTCCATCCGACGACCGACGGTCTGACCCGGCCATTCGTACCACGAATACTCGGAGGCGGCCAATCAACTTTCTGTTGTTGGACCGAACGCTATCTTCCGATTTGCTCAGGCTGCCGCTGGTGCTGTAGCTCCTCCGACCGGTATCGACACCGACGTGTGCCATAGCTGAGACGGTTGGACTCGGACGTATCCGAGACGAGGGATTCGGAAGGTCCCGGTTCCAATGACCCACTCCGGGCGGACAACGGTGCTTGCCCCGGTGACCTGATCGTATCTAGTGTTGGTTACTTTGTTGTCACCTTTCGTAATAAACCCAGCATGCGGCGCCGGACAGTTCTGTAGTTCGTCGCAACTGTCCGCGCTCCCGACATACGTCTGGTTCGCGCGGTCGTACCAGTTCTCGCCGGCATCGACCCACAGCATCGACCGGTGGATGATCGGCGTTCGCTGCTCGTTACCGTTGGGTTCGAAGACGATGACGTCCCCGGGCTGCTGAAAGGTCCGATAGCCGGTCTCTGTCCCGGCCGCTGCCGTTACAACGCCGTGACGGGCCGCCTGTCCCGAGAAGCGCTCCGCGTCCATGACGAACACCATATCGCCGGTGTCGATGTGTGGCTCCATGCTCCCGCTTTCGATGGCGACCAGTGGCGGCCACACCCCGCTGACAGCAAACAGGAACGCGCCGACGAGCACCACTGCCCCGACGCTCGTACCGATGTCACGGACGTATAGCGCGAGACGAAACGCAGGGCTGGCCTCCACAGACTCCTCTGTCCCGTCTGGAGGCGTGCTACTGGTCGGTTCGTCCCGGCCCATCCTATCTCGGATTGCCGACAGCGGGGTATCAATCTTGTGACGGCCGTTGGTTCGCTATCCTTTTGGCCGCAGACACTGAGTGTGGAACGTGCCTCTGGAGACGCCGGCACGAATCGTCAGCGAACTCGCGAGCCGCGGCTACAACGCGGAGCGCGAGGCAGTGACTCGGATCGCCGACACATCGGACCCATCGGCGACGCTGGAACGTGCACTCGAAACCCTCCCCGACGACGCGCTGAAGCTGACAACCGACCACGTCGACTCCGTGATTGAAGCGACAGAAGCCACCGGGGGATCGCCGAATACCGAACCAAACCCCGGAAACGAAACTACCGGCACTCCACCCAATTCACACCCCTCCGTTTCGACTGGAGCAGGTGCAGCCACGTCGACCGAACCGGGTGGGTCCGTTCCACCTGAAACGGGGGGGT
The genomic region above belongs to Haloarcula hispanica ATCC 33960 and contains:
- a CDS encoding Cdc6/Cdc18 family protein; amino-acid sequence: MTDESDNSAPASDPSTTETSNDVDGSDEQLDVETDSGASTGPSDLDDVILDNLDAGSDDPSDEASRGLFDDLLEGEPIFENKEVLRPSYTPHKLPHREEQINNMATILVTALRGDTPSNILIYGKTGTGKTASAKFVSEELETTSQKYEVPCEVEYINCEVTDTQYRVLAQLANKFIDKNAQLIDDRIAELEDLRSRARENAAALEETAFDSLDDIETEIESLEADKAEFEEVPMTGWPTDRVYSSFFDAVDYHERVVVIMLDEIDKLVEKSGDDTLYNLSRMNSELENSRVSIMGISNDLKFTDFLDPRVKSSLGEEEIVFPPYDANQLRDILQARSDVAFKGDALTEDVIPLCAAFAAQEHGDARRALDLLRTAGELAERDQTDNVLEDHVRQAQEKIELDRVVEVVRTLPTQSKIVLFAIILLEKNGVHNINTGEVFNIYKNLCEEIDADILTQRRVTDLISELDMLGIVNAVVVSKGRYGRTKEISLSVPTEETEAVLLSDSRLGDIDDVQPFVQARFDN
- a CDS encoding S24/S26 family peptidase codes for the protein MMYVADIVSSAGSVLLVGVLLFAVSGVWPPLVAIESPSMDPHIKEGDLVFVMEEERFSGPGDHGGVVTAANDDSYRTFQRPGDVIVYEPDGNSRQTPIIHRAMLWVEEDENWYDRANKDYIGSADSCDDLSSCPADHAGFITKGDKNGRYDQVGSPPISEPVKPGWVVGTAEIRVPLLGQVRLQWNKAGTAGEVTDETEPTMTNETGLTAVNGTAAG
- a CDS encoding S24/S26 family peptidase, with amino-acid sequence MGRDEPTSSTPPDGTEESVEASPAFRLALYVRDIGTSVGAVVLVGAFLFAVSGVWPPLVAIESGSMEPHIDTGDMVFVMDAERFSGQAARHGVVTAAAGTETGYRTFQQPGDVIVFEPNGNEQRTPIIHRSMLWVDAGENWYDRANQTYVGSADSCDELQNCPAPHAGFITKGDNKVTNTRYDQVTGASTVVRPEWVIGTGTFRIPRLGYVRVQPSQLWHTSVSIPVGGATAPAAA